From the genome of Alkalilimnicola sp. S0819, one region includes:
- a CDS encoding lysophospholipid acyltransferase family protein: MNKHTRELLSEYGVLGRLNLMLRSTLQFAFMIGSVLTMAFLGLFTFPFPYRWRYWFITRWTFMNLWFLRRVVGLDSEVQGTEHIPDTPCIVMAKHQSTWETLGLQQWFRPQTWVLKRELTLLPLFGWALKLLDPIAIDRKAGRDAVQQVVDKGRARLLLGRWVVVFPEGTRVLPGSKGRYRIGGAVLAEQTGVPVIPVAHNAGDFWARHQFVKRPGKIQVRIGPPIDTAGLDAGEIRARVEAWIEGEMTKIQRQ; the protein is encoded by the coding sequence ATGAACAAGCACACCCGCGAGCTTCTGTCCGAGTACGGCGTCCTCGGCCGCCTGAACCTGATGCTGCGCTCCACCCTGCAGTTCGCGTTCATGATCGGTTCGGTGCTGACCATGGCCTTCCTTGGCCTGTTCACCTTTCCCTTCCCCTACCGCTGGCGCTACTGGTTCATCACCCGCTGGACCTTCATGAACCTGTGGTTCCTGCGCCGGGTGGTGGGCCTGGACAGCGAGGTGCAGGGCACCGAGCACATCCCCGATACGCCCTGCATCGTCATGGCCAAGCACCAGTCCACCTGGGAGACCCTGGGGCTGCAGCAGTGGTTCCGCCCCCAGACCTGGGTGCTGAAACGTGAGCTCACCCTGCTGCCGCTGTTCGGTTGGGCGCTCAAGCTGCTCGACCCCATCGCCATCGACCGCAAGGCCGGGCGCGATGCGGTGCAGCAGGTGGTGGACAAGGGCCGGGCACGGCTGCTGTTAGGCCGTTGGGTGGTGGTCTTCCCGGAAGGCACGCGTGTGCTGCCGGGCAGCAAGGGCCGCTACCGCATTGGCGGGGCGGTGCTGGCCGAACAGACCGGCGTCCCGGTGATTCCCGTCGCCCACAATGCCGGTGACTTCTGGGCTCGGCATCAGTTCGTCAAGCGACCGGGCAAGATCCAGGTGCGCATCGGCCCGCCCATCGACACTGCGGGGCTGGATGCCGGCGAGATTCGCGCACGGGTGGAGGCCTGGATCGAGGGGGAGATGACGAAGATCCAGCGCCAGTAG